One stretch of Lemur catta isolate mLemCat1 chromosome 2, mLemCat1.pri, whole genome shotgun sequence DNA includes these proteins:
- the SMURF1 gene encoding E3 ubiquitin-protein ligase SMURF1 isoform X1, with the protein MSNPGTRRNGSSIKIRLTVLCAKNLAKKDFFRLPDPFAKIVVDGSGQCHSTDTVKNTLDPKWNQHYDLYVGKTDSITISVWNHKKIHKKQGAGFLGCVRLLSNAISRLKDTGYQRLDLCKLNPSDTDAVRGQIVVSLQTRDRIGSGGPVVDCRGLLDNEGTVYEDSGPGRPLSCFMEEPAPYTDSTGAAAGGGNCRFAESPSQDQRLQAQRLRNPEVRGSLQTPQNRPHGHQSPELPEGYEQRTTVQGQVYFLHTQTGVSTWHDPRIPRDLNSVNCDELGPLPPGWEVRSTVSGRIYFVDHNNRTTQFTDPRLHHIMNHQCQLKEPSQPLPLPSEGSLEDEELPAQRYERDLVQKLKVLRHELSLQQPQAGHCRIEVSREEIFEESYRQIMKMRPKDLKKRLMVKFRGEEGLDYGGVAREWLYLLCHEMLNPYYGLFQYSTDNIYMLQINPDSSINPDHLSYFHFVGRIMGLAVFHGHYINGGFTVPFYKQLLGKPIQLSDLESVDPELHKSLVWILENDITPVLDHTFCVEHNAFGRILQHELKPNGRNVPVTEENKKEYVRLYVNWRFMRGIEAQFLALQKGFNELIPQHLLKPFDQKELELIIGGLDKIDLNDWKSNTRLKHCVADSNIVRWFWQAVETFDEERRARLLQFVTGSTRVPLQGFKALQGSTGAAGPRLFTIHLIDANTDNLPKAHTCFNRIDIPPYESYEKLYEKLLTAVEETCGFAVE; encoded by the exons tattatGTGCCAAGAACCTCGCAAAGAAAGACTTCTTCA GACTCCCTGACCCCTTTGCAAAGATTGTTGTGGACGGGTCTGGGCAGTGCCACTCAACTGACACTGTGAAAAACACATTGGACCCAAAGTGGAACCAGCACTATGATCT ATATGTTGGGAAAACTGATTCTATAACCATCAGTGTGTGGAACCACAAGAAAATTCACAAGAAACAGGGAGCTGGCTTCCTAGGCTGCGTGCGGCTGCTCTCCAACGCCATCAGCAGATTAAAAGATACCGGAT ACCAGCGTTTGGATCTATGCAAACTAAATCCCTCAGATACTGATGCAGTTCGTGGCCAAATAGTGG TCAGTTTACAGACGAGAGACAGGATAGGCAGCGGGGGCCCGGTGGTGGACTGCAGAGGACTCTTAGACAATGAAGG AACCGTGTATGAAGACTCGGGGCCTGGGAGGCCGCTCAGCTGCTTCATGGAGGAGCCAGCCCCTTACACAGACAGTACCGGTGCTGCCGCTGGAGGAGGGAACTGCAGGTTCGCGGAGTCCCCAAGTCAAGATCAAAGACTTCAGGCGCAGCGACTTCGAAATCCTGAAGTGCGAGGTTCACTGCAGACACCTCAGAACCGACCACACGGCCACCAGTCACCGGAGCTGCCTGAAGGCTATG AACAAAGAACCACAGTACAGGGGCAAGTTTACTTTTTGCACACACAGACTGGAGTCAGCACGTGGCACGACCCCAGGATACCCAG AGaccttaacagtgtgaattgtgaTGAACTCGGACCACTGCCACCAGGCTGGGAAGTCAGAAGCACAGTTTctgggagaatatattttgtaGATCATAATAACCGAACTACCCAGTTTACAGACCCAAGGTTACACCACATCATGAa TCACCAGTGCCAACTCAAGGAGCCCAGCCAGCCGCTGCCCCTGCCCAGCGAGGGCTCTCTGGAAGACGAGGAGCTTCCTGCCCAGAGATATGAACGAGATTTAGTCCAGAAGTTAAAGGTCCTCAGACATGAACTGTCACTTCAGCAGCCCCAAGCTGGGCATTGCCGCATCGAAGTATCCAGAGAAGAAATCTTTGAG GAGTCTTATCGTCAGATAATGAAGATGCGACCAAAAGACTTGAAAAAACGACTAATGGTGAAATTCCGAGGAGAAGAAGGTTTGGATTATGGTGGCGTGGCCAG gGAGTGGCTTTATTTGCTGTGCCATGAGATGTTGAATCCGTATTATGGACTCTTCCAGTATTCTACGGACAATATTTACATGTTGCAGATCAATCCAGATTCTTCAATCAACCCG GACCACTTGTCTTACTTCCACTTCGTGGGTCGGATCATGGGCCTGGCTGTGTTCCACGGTCACTACATCAACGGGGGCTTCACGGTGCCCTTCTATAAGCAGCTGCTTGGGAAGCCCATCCAGCTCTCGGATTTGGAATCGGTGGACCCGGAGCTACATAAGAGCTTAGTGTGGATTCT AGAGAACGACATCACCCCTGTGCTGGACCACACATTCTGCGTGGAGCACAACGCTTTCGGGCGCATCCTTCAGCACGAACTGAAGCCCAATGGTCGAAACGTGCCCGTCACAGAGGAGAACAAGAAAGAATATGTCCG GTTGTATGTGAATTGGAGGTTTATGAGAGGCATTGAAGCCCAGTTCTTAGCCCTTCAGAAAGGGTTCAACGAACTCATTCCTCAGCACCTACTGAAGCCTTTCGACCAGAAGGAACTAGAG TTGATCATAGGTGGCCTGGATAAAATCGACCTGAATGACTGGAAGTCGAACACGCGGCTGAAGCACTGTGTGGCTGACAGCAACATCGTCAGGTGGTTCTGGCAAGCAGTGGAGACGTTCGATGAAGAAAGGAGGGCCCGGCTCCTGCAGTTTGTGACTGGATCCACAAGAGTCCCTCTCCAAGGCTTCAAGGCTTTGCAAG GCTCTACAGGCGCGGCAGGGCCCCGGCTGTTCACCATCCACCTCATAGACGCGAACACAGACAACCTCCCGAAGGCCCACACCTG CTTTAACCGGATCGACATCCCACCTTATGAATCCTATGAGAAGCTCTACGAGAAGCTGCTGACAGCCGTGGAGGAGACCTGTGGGTTTGCTGTGGAGTGA
- the SMURF1 gene encoding E3 ubiquitin-protein ligase SMURF1 isoform X2: MSNPGTRRNGSSIKIRLTVLCAKNLAKKDFFRLPDPFAKIVVDGSGQCHSTDTVKNTLDPKWNQHYDLYVGKTDSITISVWNHKKIHKKQGAGFLGCVRLLSNAISRLKDTGYQRLDLCKLNPSDTDAVRGQIVVSLQTRDRIGSGGPVVDCRGLLDNEGTVYEDSGPGRPLSCFMEEPAPYTDSTGAAAGGGNCRFAESPSQDQRLQAQRLRNPEVRGSLQTPQNRPHGHQSPELPEGYEQRTTVQGQVYFLHTQTGVSTWHDPRIPRDLNSVNCDELGPLPPGWEVRSTVSGRIYFVDHNNRTTQFTDPRLHHIMNHQCQLKEPSQPLPLPSEGSLEDEELPAQRYERDLVQKLKVLRHELSLQQPQAGHCRIEVSREEIFEESYRQIMKMRPKDLKKRLMVKFRGEEGLDYGGVAREWLYLLCHEMLNPYYGLFQYSTDNIYMLQINPDSSINPDHLSYFHFVGRIMGLAVFHGHYINGGFTVPFYKQLLGKPIQLSDLESVDPELHKSLVWILENDITPVLDHTFCVEHNAFGRILQHELKPNGRNVPVTEENKKEYVRLYVNWRFMRGIEAQFLALQKGFNELIPQHLLKPFDQKELELIIGGLDKIDLNDWKSNTRLKHCVADSNIVRWFWQAVETFDEERRARLLQFVTGSTRVPLQGFKALQGAAGPRLFTIHLIDANTDNLPKAHTCFNRIDIPPYESYEKLYEKLLTAVEETCGFAVE, encoded by the exons tattatGTGCCAAGAACCTCGCAAAGAAAGACTTCTTCA GACTCCCTGACCCCTTTGCAAAGATTGTTGTGGACGGGTCTGGGCAGTGCCACTCAACTGACACTGTGAAAAACACATTGGACCCAAAGTGGAACCAGCACTATGATCT ATATGTTGGGAAAACTGATTCTATAACCATCAGTGTGTGGAACCACAAGAAAATTCACAAGAAACAGGGAGCTGGCTTCCTAGGCTGCGTGCGGCTGCTCTCCAACGCCATCAGCAGATTAAAAGATACCGGAT ACCAGCGTTTGGATCTATGCAAACTAAATCCCTCAGATACTGATGCAGTTCGTGGCCAAATAGTGG TCAGTTTACAGACGAGAGACAGGATAGGCAGCGGGGGCCCGGTGGTGGACTGCAGAGGACTCTTAGACAATGAAGG AACCGTGTATGAAGACTCGGGGCCTGGGAGGCCGCTCAGCTGCTTCATGGAGGAGCCAGCCCCTTACACAGACAGTACCGGTGCTGCCGCTGGAGGAGGGAACTGCAGGTTCGCGGAGTCCCCAAGTCAAGATCAAAGACTTCAGGCGCAGCGACTTCGAAATCCTGAAGTGCGAGGTTCACTGCAGACACCTCAGAACCGACCACACGGCCACCAGTCACCGGAGCTGCCTGAAGGCTATG AACAAAGAACCACAGTACAGGGGCAAGTTTACTTTTTGCACACACAGACTGGAGTCAGCACGTGGCACGACCCCAGGATACCCAG AGaccttaacagtgtgaattgtgaTGAACTCGGACCACTGCCACCAGGCTGGGAAGTCAGAAGCACAGTTTctgggagaatatattttgtaGATCATAATAACCGAACTACCCAGTTTACAGACCCAAGGTTACACCACATCATGAa TCACCAGTGCCAACTCAAGGAGCCCAGCCAGCCGCTGCCCCTGCCCAGCGAGGGCTCTCTGGAAGACGAGGAGCTTCCTGCCCAGAGATATGAACGAGATTTAGTCCAGAAGTTAAAGGTCCTCAGACATGAACTGTCACTTCAGCAGCCCCAAGCTGGGCATTGCCGCATCGAAGTATCCAGAGAAGAAATCTTTGAG GAGTCTTATCGTCAGATAATGAAGATGCGACCAAAAGACTTGAAAAAACGACTAATGGTGAAATTCCGAGGAGAAGAAGGTTTGGATTATGGTGGCGTGGCCAG gGAGTGGCTTTATTTGCTGTGCCATGAGATGTTGAATCCGTATTATGGACTCTTCCAGTATTCTACGGACAATATTTACATGTTGCAGATCAATCCAGATTCTTCAATCAACCCG GACCACTTGTCTTACTTCCACTTCGTGGGTCGGATCATGGGCCTGGCTGTGTTCCACGGTCACTACATCAACGGGGGCTTCACGGTGCCCTTCTATAAGCAGCTGCTTGGGAAGCCCATCCAGCTCTCGGATTTGGAATCGGTGGACCCGGAGCTACATAAGAGCTTAGTGTGGATTCT AGAGAACGACATCACCCCTGTGCTGGACCACACATTCTGCGTGGAGCACAACGCTTTCGGGCGCATCCTTCAGCACGAACTGAAGCCCAATGGTCGAAACGTGCCCGTCACAGAGGAGAACAAGAAAGAATATGTCCG GTTGTATGTGAATTGGAGGTTTATGAGAGGCATTGAAGCCCAGTTCTTAGCCCTTCAGAAAGGGTTCAACGAACTCATTCCTCAGCACCTACTGAAGCCTTTCGACCAGAAGGAACTAGAG TTGATCATAGGTGGCCTGGATAAAATCGACCTGAATGACTGGAAGTCGAACACGCGGCTGAAGCACTGTGTGGCTGACAGCAACATCGTCAGGTGGTTCTGGCAAGCAGTGGAGACGTTCGATGAAGAAAGGAGGGCCCGGCTCCTGCAGTTTGTGACTGGATCCACAAGAGTCCCTCTCCAAGGCTTCAAGGCTTTGCAAG GCGCGGCAGGGCCCCGGCTGTTCACCATCCACCTCATAGACGCGAACACAGACAACCTCCCGAAGGCCCACACCTG CTTTAACCGGATCGACATCCCACCTTATGAATCCTATGAGAAGCTCTACGAGAAGCTGCTGACAGCCGTGGAGGAGACCTGTGGGTTTGCTGTGGAGTGA